A genome region from Arachis duranensis cultivar V14167 chromosome 6, aradu.V14167.gnm2.J7QH, whole genome shotgun sequence includes the following:
- the LOC110272973 gene encoding uncharacterized protein LOC110272973 — MRVKSAENFLSPFLTMKTIRKTYGICFNPVNSKEFWEPSDQLKPDPLRIVRPAGRPTKRRKEAVQPPAPVDGNKVRRTFHVTCSKCGEKGHYFKTCKGAPKNPNR; from the coding sequence ATGAGAGTTAAATCAGCTGAGAATTTTCTGTCTCCATTCCTTACTATGAAAACCATAAGGAAGACTTATGGTATTTGTTTCAACCCTGTAAATAGCAAAGAGTTCTGGGAACCATCTGACCAATTGAAACCTGATCCACTTAGAATTGTGAGGCCTGCTGGTAGACCAACTAAGAGGAGAAAGGAAGCAGTTCAACCTCCTGCACCTGTCGATGGCAACAAAGTCAGAAGGACCTTCCATGTTACTTGCAGCAAATGTGGAGAGAAAGGGCACTACTTCAAAACATGCAAGGGAGCCCCTAAAAATCCTAACCGGTAG